From Thalassotalea euphylliae, the proteins below share one genomic window:
- the gmhB gene encoding D-glycero-beta-D-manno-heptose 1,7-bisphosphate 7-phosphatase yields MKKALFLDRDGIINIDHGYVHKIEEFEFVDGIFDVCRYALDMGFEIIVITNQAGIARGYYTVGDFDVLTNWMKVEFAKRDIPISDVYFCPHHPDPKNQEQGHNEFVKTCDCRKPAPGMILQAAKDHNINIAHSAFIGDKVSDMKAAEAAGIHNKILVSSQYQDDESTHAHRITCIKEAAAFLC; encoded by the coding sequence ATGAAAAAAGCACTATTTTTAGATCGTGACGGCATTATCAATATTGATCACGGCTATGTGCATAAAATAGAAGAATTCGAATTTGTCGATGGTATTTTTGACGTATGCCGTTATGCACTGGATATGGGCTTTGAAATTATTGTCATTACCAATCAAGCGGGTATTGCCCGTGGTTATTACACTGTGGGCGACTTTGACGTGCTAACTAATTGGATGAAAGTTGAATTTGCTAAACGCGATATTCCAATTTCCGATGTCTACTTTTGTCCACATCATCCTGATCCCAAAAATCAAGAGCAGGGTCACAATGAATTTGTTAAAACTTGTGATTGTCGTAAGCCTGCGCCTGGAATGATTCTGCAAGCGGCAAAAGATCATAATATCAATATCGCGCATAGTGCTTTTATTGGCGATAAGGTTTCAGATATGAAAGCGGCAGAAGCGGCAGGTATTCACAACAAAATACTGGTATCGAGCCAATATCAAGACGATGAAAGTACTCACGCACACCGAATTACCTGTATAAAAGAAGCGGCTGCCTTCCTTTGTTAA